In the genome of Aedes aegypti strain LVP_AGWG chromosome 2, AaegL5.0 Primary Assembly, whole genome shotgun sequence, the window tagaccattcaatttcatataactttgctaaaaaagttttttttgtttctcttaaattgaccgatttagagctttttttctaCGGTGACaaagggtggtccgaacaaaactggttttctggctctaaagttttcaattcaaatttctcatcaaagtagtctatgaaacacttttagaactttaaaaaatgcgtaatttggtgagtgaagaaacttgctatcttcttccgtttggaagttattgttgtttttctttcaaaaacatgcctactttgattgaaaatatctctgattggggcaaacataaaaaatatcttttgacggcattcaaaagacaaaataacattgtatattatatcaaaaaaatacagatgtgttatttttgtaactctaataaaccATAGTGGagcataaggactgttcatttaagaaagtggacacctaaatattagcattttggtttaaaagttccataaaaacaaataaaattttgtttcagtgtgatctcaagtgtttattttgacagcagacaaaagttcacataaaaaaattataaattctaaacgatgggtcgaattgacatggcgactctcaatttttttctgcacaaatggtgtacagaaaaactgccgttccgagatttggcttaaatcgcgaagtgtccaaattgaattttttcaacgctgtggccaaaacagatattcctgacgacgtacgaaacatcccaacagaaaaatttgggaaaaatgatttggtatggcaagcaattcgctcctgcggtatgaaagtactacatatttcacgacaggttcaatcaacggcgaaaattacagaactgaatgcattaaaaaatggcttctgcccatctactgaaagcataccatgcctccattgtttttgtcagacctagcatcggctcactatgcttcagctactttggagatgctcaagaaggaataagtcgaatttgtagaaaaatgatcgaatccatcaaattgctcagaactacgcctcattgaaacatattgggcaataatcaaacggcatctcaagaaggatggaagagaagcaagctccatcgattttttcaagaaaatgtggtcagcagttcaaaaagcagttcaaaaagttccgaaaaaagttgtgcagaattttatgggaggtatcaaaagaaaagtaagagcattctccagcaatgctcaataaatgttcaaatttatgtgaatttgatcgaaattacgttgatttccatgtattttaggtaaactcatgaatttgttcgaaaataaacagtttactgtaaaaaacacgtgtccactttcttaaatgaacagccCTTAGtgcattgcagtcattttccaacgattttcggAGGGTTGTTTAAAGACAAAAGGAAGTGACCAACacaatttttgattattttcaaattttcagtaaGTTGTGGGTGGTTGGTGTGTTTTGCATATTTGCACAACTTCTGGGAGTGAAAAACTTTGCCTAACATACCAACCCACCCACCCAAAATTGACCGTTTTtaattaaatcaaaaaatctcttggttacctacttttgcctttgaacaaccctctgaaactctttggAAAATGTCTGCAATGTAATGAATTCACCGCAGACAAAATATCAGGTTATTCGTAGTTCGTGACCCAAATTTTAGCCAATTCGGACTATTAGAAACTGAGATACAGAGCTCCAAACTTAAACTGTTTGTATGGGAAACCATCATTTCGTTACTATCATTTGTCACTAACTGTATACTTCCagtcaaaattattttcaaagtaACGAAATTTGTTACATTCATAACatagtcaatttttcaaatcttaGATCTCGTTCAAATCAATAAAACACCGTACGTTTGCttgaaatattcatgaaatattGCTTATTAAACTATTATGTAGAGCTATAACATGCTTCTAATTTTGGCTTCAGATCTGTTTTCTGAAAGCTAAGTCATTCTGTGAATTCTGTcctaaatttaaagaatttaaattatttttcaaatcagGGTGAATAACTTCCTGCTAAAAATATAACAGTCCGaatcagtagcgcaaccaggatttggttgGGGGGGTTTTgcgaattctaaaaaaaaatttgagcagatatttttttatattttttatatcgaTTTTAATTTGAGTATACGGTCATGCATCCATACTTTATATGAACAAATCCGAGTCACAGTTTTCCAACACTTTTTGAATAACATTCTATTTTCacgatttacaaaaaaaaatccattatcCACActtcaaaaatctaaaaattgtCGGAATTCCCAATGGGGTCAAAATGCTTCCACCGGCAGCTAAATACTTCAATAGAAGATTTTTCTTCTCGGTaatctttaaaaattcaagcACTTTGTATGCTTGCAAGGTCGCCAAATTTAGCAAAATGCTGAGACAACTATaagaattttgatatttcgtATACTGCACCAATGGAAAGGTATCAATATATTTGAAGGTTTGACAAACTGTAGACACAACGCCTTCCGTTTGTTTTGGATAGAAAGGCTAGATAATTCTGTTATTGATTAGCTTATAGTAGTAATAATTTGCAGATAATTTTGATGCTATCACACTCCCTGAAGAGTGtaagaattaaaataaacacAACTTAGAAAATATAACTGTCAAAAACACTGACATTCCCAGTGTTAATACGAATTAAACTATGTTACTGCTCTGTAGTTGTATGATGTGTAGTGTTGTAATTCAAAAATAGACATGGAAAACCTCATATTTTTTTGGCTCTGgggggggttttgacccccaaaacgcccccttggttgcgccactggtcCGAATTATTTGCCTAGCCAAGGCATTATATTTCTTCTTCCCTCTGGTGTTACGTCTCACTTGGGAGAAAATCTGCttttcagctaagtgttcttatgagtatttccactgttattaactgagagatttctttacTAATTGATCGCCTTTGCGTCGTATTTTCAAAcgcgaagatactctatgtcttGGGTATTGAGAAAAATTTCAAccaacccaaaaagatcctcgaacgGCGGTATTGGAACCCATCACTTTTAGtatgatcttgctgaatagctgttgaGAAGCcatatttcattgaaataaattattgaaactaagatcaaaatcttcatttttaatTGTGAACCATTTCCTATGCATACTTTATTCCGTGCAGTGCTGTACATGAGAAGTAAAccctacatttgaaaaaaaaaaaaaaaatgtacatatCATTGATCTCCGACTACGGATTTAATTGAGTTTCAACAGagattgcttcaaaatttcttcggaaatgcAACCTGAAATacctacagttgtgttcagaataatagtagtgaaaaccgattttcatacaaaatgctcaagccaaatttttacaaaatttttgttaaacaaaatatcacaaaattttattattttgagcgatttcacctggtgcttaactttttaaccggTACTGtggaaaatatcaaattttgtgataaagAAATAGGATGGAGGATATTTATAGTcttttgccaaaatttcatgccgattgctcatagggAAACGAAGTTatagcatgccaaagttgagcaatTCGTATGAATATCGGGTTTcattactattattctgaacacaactgtacatgAGTTCGCCAGGAGTTTGCTAAGCGATTGATTTGTAAATTCCTTAAATAATCCCTTCAATAATGATTCCAGTGGTGCCATCAGGAATTGTTACAAAGATACATCCATTCATGCTTTAGAAAATTTCCCCagtatttcttcagtaattcatcTATTGATTCCCCAAAAGATACAAATATTTCTCCAGGCATTGTTCAAGGAGTTCCACCAAGGTTTTCTCAAAAACATTCACCATGTTTGGCGTAAACATGCCTCAACTTTTCTACTTTTCCTCAGGatttttcacgattttctctgatatatatttttaaggatTCCCCCAGTTCTACATGAGTTGCCTCCCAGATGTTTCTAAGAAGAAATTTTCCCAGGGATTTCTTTGATGGCTTTCGCCAGGGTTTCAAAAGGATTTCATTAcgtatttttgatgaaatacatTCTAGatttcaaaaactctggaaatttttttagctatgtttttttttttgaaaaacctatTTTAAGGAATTTAGGAATTTCAGTAGAATGTTCTGCAGATCGTTCATCCGATAACCAAtaactccaagaatttcttctggaatgtTTCCATACTCTAGGGAAAAATCAATCTAATGAATCCAACATGTATTCTCACTAGAATGCATTCCCTTAAAGAACTTCTCTacgatttttaagatttttttcttagaatttgCTTGCTTCATAGTTTCCCCTTTTCTTCTAAACACCTTTGGTTTTTCGTATTCAACATGAAATACCTTGCGATTTATCAACTTGAACgaaagtgtttttgatttaatgACATTATActgtattaactcgaaattgtcaaaaatatcaaatgtgacaaaaatgcAGTTATGAGCAGTCAACTGATATCGAGCAACGAGTACCGTCACAGTTTAATACACAAGCAAGCATTACCGATGAAATCGATAAGATTTTTTAGAAGCGTAGCTCAAATCGCTTAGTGAATTCACCGAAATCAACGATTAGCCTCTATTTTGAGTGTATACAAACACAGTCAATGAGATTCACATATTTGAGTTTACTCTATCACATTTTGTTTTGAACCCTGAATTCGTCATCATTATTGAATGTTTGGATAGGTCAGTTAGGTAAATTATGGAATGAGAGCGATGCAAGGAACTGCGACAGGGATATTCTAGTACAGTCTGGATTAAAGCAATCGCTTTCACTCACAAACATTCAATCAATTTGCCATGAAGCgaattaataatatttttgtacTAACTACATTCCGTATCATTGTAtgttcaactttctagaagaatactcCTTCAAAAGTCTTTCCTAAATGAGCTATGACGAAAGGTCCCatttaccccggattctcacttgccccgggctACCTTAAATCTATTTGAGTATCACTTATAATTTATCCTGCTTTAGTTTTGACCACCGTTTACTTAATCGTTTTATAATTTATTGGTACTCCTCGATGACGGTTAATGACTTCCGATGAAGATTGTTTACGTTTCATCTACTTTTATTGTTTCGGTCATGTTCGGCCATCGCCGGCCATAATACCCAAATTTTACAAGTTGAAACGTTAAAATTCGGCATCGGTAGTCATTAACCATTCCCGAAAGGTACCAATATGTTCATAACGACTTGTAGCTTATAAAAATGTACTCTGATGTAACTGCACGatgctataaaaaaaaattaagcaatcaTGAAGCCTTGCATATTACAGTATATGTATGAAGTAGGAAATGCTCATATTCACCGTTACCGGCTTTTATCTAACCAAATGTAAACATTACCATGAGTTAAACCAGGTCTGGACCTTTCTGGAATAGTCCCGGAATGGTAATAAATTTAGAACGTGTATTTCCCCCTGCTGCTTGAAATAGCAGATGTGTATGTGTAATACACATGATTTCATCAATCGTTCATTCTATTCGAATCCATCAAATGAACACAAATGAACCATTCATCTGAGAACCATAGACGACGCTTCACGATTATCTTTCGCGCAAAGTTCGTGATTTTTCTAGCACTTTCGTGAGAACTCTTTCATGCGTATACGTAAACACCAGCTGTTGTTACTAATATATAAAAGGCGAGTGCGTTCATGCGTACAGTAACAGTTAATCAAAAGCAGACGGACGACAAAAGTGAAATACGTATCGAAAATCAAGAGTTAAAGTGAAAACTTAACACTCCAAATAGTGAATAAGTTCTATTAAGTGATCAAGTGGTCAGTGTACAGAAGAACATGTCGCTTATTCCGATCGTGTTTCGCGATTGGTGGGACGACTGCTGGGACACTCCACTGCGTTCATCTCAATTGTTAGACCAGCACTTTGGCAGTGGAATCAGCGGAGATGATTTGCTAACGGCGATCACCTCGGCGAGTGCAGCTAGATCCGCCTTGCAGAATCAGAGACGCTCCCGCTATAACAGACCGTGGCGCAATGCAAGTCTTGCTGCCCGTCAAGATTCTGGATCAACGGTCAATGTTACCGAcgacaaatttcaaatcaatctaGACGTTCAACAGTTCGCACCGGAAGAGATCTCTGTCAAGGCTACAGACAACAGCGTTATCGTCGAAGGCAAGCACGAGGAGAAGCAGGATGAACACGGATACATTTCAAGACACTTTGTTCGCCGCTACATGCTTCCAGCAGGACACGATGCCAACCAAATTGTTTCTTCCCTTTCGTCGGATGGTATTTTGACGGTCACTGCTCTGAAGAAGGCTTTGCCTGCACCAGATGGACCAAAAGCGATTCCAATTGTCCAAACTGGCAAACCCGTTAAGAAGCTACCGGAAGGCGGTGAAAAGATGGCAGTTGAAGATTCAAATTGAACAGATTGAAGTCTCATGGAAATGATTCTACCTCTTAGTTTTGCTACCATTCAGATGTTTATCACTGGGGAAAACTAGGGTTAAGTGAAAACTTGTACCAAAACTATCATCGCATCATCAATTAGTCAAGAAATCGGTTTTCGTAGATTTTGCTTGCATTACGTATATTTTACTATTActattaataatttaaatattagaCACATATATACATTAGAAAACATAGATATAGGTTACTATTGTAAGCATTTTTTAAActgataatgattttttttgtgttcatCGGGATGATTCAATAAAGCTTTTCAAGTTGAACAAATCTAAACCACCATCTAATTATTACATTTTATGTCAATAAATCAAAGACGAAAAAATCTTGGACACAGGGCGATACCCATTAGAAATTTCACGGtaaaattctctctctttcgctcttcaacaaaacttgaaaacaatggtgccagtacctgttaacttgacaggtactggcaccgttgttttcagctTTTCCGAAACGATTTTCTGTtaacgtcaccgtgcaatgggtaATATGAATGACTCCATCAGACGCCTCTTAGCCGTTGATCAGTCTGAAAATCCTATCTTCCAAATCTTCTTTGCCATCCTTACGGTAAAAAtcatgttctgtgaaattttcagctttttccacGGGCCCTCCAAGCATGCCAACCacatatagagtaaagtggggcaagagtttctttttaagatttctagctcaattcgaaacaaaacttataaatgttatggtggctcgaatgctattcaagtaagagactttctctccaaatatcataaaaatcgattgagatttgtaaaagttattgctatttgttgtttttcgacgtgaatattataatttttggtcaaattttcgtcgcatggaaccaattgaagataaaatcttttttaatattttatgtaagggcgtttctaggccgaTCATAAGGAtactttgaggtgtattagttttcgCATACATGCCTGGAAAaaaatttttggcccatagtggggcaaaagttcgaatcagcggggcaaaagttcgacccatgtataaactcacgaaaaaatttgcaaattggtcaaaatccacatattatcttcaaatttggcaaaatttgtttgattgtgtgaaaaatgttaccaaaattttacatttccacttagttttgcgaaaaactgctatttttgagtgtattacaattaaccctgttttgggcaatttattgataaaaatttagtgggtatttttcggaaaacttaccttacggctggtgtaaaatatgcctatcataaaagtatcgatattttgtattttagccagcgaacttttgccccacactagattcgaactcttgccccaccggtggggcaaaagttcgttttagaaaatcaattttgaaattgttataactaaaaa includes:
- the LOC5573687 gene encoding protein lethal(2)essential for life, producing the protein MSLIPIVFRDWWDDCWDTPLRSSQLLDQHFGSGISGDDLLTAITSASAARSALQNQRRSRYNRPWRNASLAARQDSGSTVNVTDDKFQINLDVQQFAPEEISVKATDNSVIVEGKHEEKQDEHGYISRHFVRRYMLPAGHDANQIVSSLSSDGILTVTALKKALPAPDGPKAIPIVQTGKPVKKLPEGGEKMAVEDSN